Proteins encoded by one window of Vitis riparia cultivar Riparia Gloire de Montpellier isolate 1030 chromosome 11, EGFV_Vit.rip_1.0, whole genome shotgun sequence:
- the LOC117925177 gene encoding protein PHOX1-like isoform X1: MGKQSLKKKNQGEGKPGDGKVKQSKVGDNGARPYDKDTAVFIEMSQELKEEGNKLFQKRDHEGAMLKYEKALKLLPRNHVDVAYLRSNMAACYMQMGLSDYPRAIHECNLALEVAPKYSKALLKRARCYEALNRLDLALRDVTTILNMEPNNLMALEIEESVKKAIEKKGIKVNDRATILALEYFVPSASTSPKVVKAKTQKKKSEKIEEKKAENKVVVEEKKAEEKVVMEEKKAEEKVVMEEKKAEDKVVVEEKINRVEEEEPKKTVKLVFGEDIRRAQLPVNCSLSELREVIRDRFPSSRAVLIKYRDQEGDLVTITTNEELKLAEASVGTQGSIRLYVVEVNPEQDPFFERVMNEVDANKIDMKQNNGTLNGTVGKCKETGIGSSYIDDWIIQFAQLFKNHVGFDSDEYLDLHEHGIKFYSEAMEETVTSEEAQGLFEIAAEKFQEMAALALFNWGNVHMSRARKRVYFTEDASRESVLVQIKTAYDWAQKEYLKAEQRYEEALKIKPDFYEGLLALGQQQFEQAKLSWYYAIGSNVDLERWPCEEVLQLYNKAEDNMEKGMQMWEELEEQRLSELSKPNEVKIQLQNMGLDGLFKDISVSKAAEQAANMKSQINLIWGTMLYERSIVEFKLGLPVWQESLEVSVEKFELAGASPTDIAIMIKNHCSSNNALEDLGFKIDEIVQAWNEMYEAKRWQSGVPSFRLEPLFRRRVPKLYHALEHV; this comes from the exons ATGGGGAAGCAGtctttgaagaagaagaatcagGGGGAAGGGAAACCGGGTGATGGAAAGGTGAAGCAAAGTAAAGTTGGGGATAATGGCGCAAGACCTTATGATAAGGACACTGCTGTGTTCATTGAGATGTCCCAAGAATTGAAGGAGGAAGGGAATAAATTGTTTCAGAAGAGGGACCATGAAGGAGCGATGTTGAAGTATGAGAAAGCCCTTAAGTTGCTTCCGAGAAATCATGTTGATGTGGCTTATCTTCGGAGTAACATGGCAGCATGCTATATGCAGATGGGTCTCAGTGACTACCCCAGGGCAATCCATGAGTGCAATTTGGCTCTTGAAGTTGCACCTAAGTATAGTAAAGCATTGTTAAAAAGAGCAAGGTGTTATGAGGCTCTGAATAGGCTTGATTTGGCTCTGAGGGATGTTACCACGATTTTGAATATGGAGCCAAATAATCTCATGGCAttggagattgaggagagtgtaAAAAAGGCGATTGAGAAAAAGGGCATCAAGGTGAATGATAGAGCAACCATATTGGCCCTAGAATATTTTGTGCCTTCTGCTTCAACTTCCCCCAAAGTGGTTAAAGCAAAGACACAGAAAAAGAAGAGCGAAAAAATTGAGGAGAAGAAGGCTGAGAATAAGGTTGTCGTGGAGGAGAAAAAGGCTGAGGAAAAGGTGGTCATGGAGGAGAAAAAGGCTGAGGAAAAGGTGGTCATGGAGGAGAAAAAGGCTGAGGATAAGGTGGTTGTGGAGGAGAAAATTAATAGAGTTGAGGAAGAGGAGCCTAAGAAAACTGTGAAATTGGTGTTTGGCGAGGATATAAGACGGGCACAGTTACCCGTTAATTGCAGTCTCTCAGAATTGAGGGAGGTTATACGGGACCGGTTTCCCAGCTCAAGAGCTGTTCTGATTAAATACAGGGACCAAGAAGGTGATTTGGTCACAATCACCACTAATGAAGAACTCAAGTTGGCTGAAGCATCAGTGGGAACACAAGGGTCTATTAGGTTGTACGTGGTGGAAGTTAATCCAGAGCAAGATCCATTCTTTGAGAGAGTTATGAATGAGGTAGATGCGAACAAAATTGATATGAAACAAAATAATGGGACTCTGAATGGAACTGtaggaaaatgtaaggaaacAGGGATTGGGTCATCCTATATTGATGATTGGATCATTCAATTTGCTCAGCTATTTAAGAACCATGTTGGGTTTGACTCTGATGAATACTTGGATCTTCATGAGCATGGAATAAAATTCTACTCAGAAGCCATGGAAGAGACGGTTACAAGTGAAGAAGCTCAAGGCCTTTTTGAGATAGCAGCAGAGAAGTTCCAAGAGATGGCAGCTTTAGCTCTGTTTAACTGGGGAAACGTCCATATGTCCAGGGCAAGGAAAAGGGTTTACTTTACTGAAGACGCCTCTAGAGAGTCTGTACTTGTGCAGATCAAAACTGCTTATGATTGGGCACAAAAAGAATATCTGAAAGCAGAGCAGAGATATGAGGAAGCATTGAAAATCAAACCAGATTTCTATGAAGGTCTTCTAGCTCTAGGGCAGCAGCAGTTTGAGCAGGCAAAACTTTCCTGGTATTATGCAATTGGTAGCAATGTTGATTTGGAAAGGTGGCCTTGTGAAGAGGTTCTACAGCTTTATAACAAAGCTGAGGACAATATGGAAAAAGGCATGCAGATGTGGGAGGAATTGGAGGAGCAGCGTCTGAGTGAACTGAGCAAACCAAATGAGGTCAAAATCCAGTTGCAGAATATGGGCTTGGATGGGCTATTTAAAGATATATCTGTCAGTAAAGCTGCAGAGCAGGCTGCAAATATGAAGTCTCAGATAAACCTTATATGGGGTACCATGCTTTATGAGCGTTCTATTGTGGAATTTAAATTAGGGCTACCAGTCTGGCAAGAAAGCTTGGAGGTTtctgttgaaaagtttgaactTGCTGGAGCTTCTCCAACAGATATTGCCATTATGATAAAGAATCATTGCTCTAGCAATAATGCATTGGAAG ATTTAGGGTTCAAAATTGATGAGATAGTACAGGCATGGAACGAGATGTATGAAGCTAAAAGGTGGCAGAGTGGTGTTCCTTCTTTCAGACTAGAACCACTATTTCGACGGCGAGTCCCGAAACTATATCATGCCTTGGAGCATGTGTGA
- the LOC117925177 gene encoding protein PHOX1-like isoform X2 yields the protein MGKQSLKKKNQGEGKPGDGKVKQSKVGDNGARPYDKDTAVFIEMSQELKEEGNKLFQKRDHEGAMLKYEKALKLLPRNHVDVAYLRSNMAACYMQMGLSDYPRAIHECNLALEVAPKYSKALLKRARCYEALNRLDLALRDVTTILNMEPNNLMALEIEESVKKAIEKKGIKVNDRATILALEYFVPSASTSPKVVKAKTQKKKSEKIEEKKAENKVVVEEKKAEEKVVMEEKKAEDKVVVEEKINRVEEEEPKKTVKLVFGEDIRRAQLPVNCSLSELREVIRDRFPSSRAVLIKYRDQEGDLVTITTNEELKLAEASVGTQGSIRLYVVEVNPEQDPFFERVMNEVDANKIDMKQNNGTLNGTVGKCKETGIGSSYIDDWIIQFAQLFKNHVGFDSDEYLDLHEHGIKFYSEAMEETVTSEEAQGLFEIAAEKFQEMAALALFNWGNVHMSRARKRVYFTEDASRESVLVQIKTAYDWAQKEYLKAEQRYEEALKIKPDFYEGLLALGQQQFEQAKLSWYYAIGSNVDLERWPCEEVLQLYNKAEDNMEKGMQMWEELEEQRLSELSKPNEVKIQLQNMGLDGLFKDISVSKAAEQAANMKSQINLIWGTMLYERSIVEFKLGLPVWQESLEVSVEKFELAGASPTDIAIMIKNHCSSNNALEDLGFKIDEIVQAWNEMYEAKRWQSGVPSFRLEPLFRRRVPKLYHALEHV from the exons ATGGGGAAGCAGtctttgaagaagaagaatcagGGGGAAGGGAAACCGGGTGATGGAAAGGTGAAGCAAAGTAAAGTTGGGGATAATGGCGCAAGACCTTATGATAAGGACACTGCTGTGTTCATTGAGATGTCCCAAGAATTGAAGGAGGAAGGGAATAAATTGTTTCAGAAGAGGGACCATGAAGGAGCGATGTTGAAGTATGAGAAAGCCCTTAAGTTGCTTCCGAGAAATCATGTTGATGTGGCTTATCTTCGGAGTAACATGGCAGCATGCTATATGCAGATGGGTCTCAGTGACTACCCCAGGGCAATCCATGAGTGCAATTTGGCTCTTGAAGTTGCACCTAAGTATAGTAAAGCATTGTTAAAAAGAGCAAGGTGTTATGAGGCTCTGAATAGGCTTGATTTGGCTCTGAGGGATGTTACCACGATTTTGAATATGGAGCCAAATAATCTCATGGCAttggagattgaggagagtgtaAAAAAGGCGATTGAGAAAAAGGGCATCAAGGTGAATGATAGAGCAACCATATTGGCCCTAGAATATTTTGTGCCTTCTGCTTCAACTTCCCCCAAAGTGGTTAAAGCAAAGACACAGAAAAAGAAGAGCGAAAAAATTGAGGAGAAGAAGGCTGAGAATAAGGTTGTCGTGGAGGAGAAAAAGGCTGAGGAAAAGGTGGTCATGGAGGAGAAAAAG GCTGAGGATAAGGTGGTTGTGGAGGAGAAAATTAATAGAGTTGAGGAAGAGGAGCCTAAGAAAACTGTGAAATTGGTGTTTGGCGAGGATATAAGACGGGCACAGTTACCCGTTAATTGCAGTCTCTCAGAATTGAGGGAGGTTATACGGGACCGGTTTCCCAGCTCAAGAGCTGTTCTGATTAAATACAGGGACCAAGAAGGTGATTTGGTCACAATCACCACTAATGAAGAACTCAAGTTGGCTGAAGCATCAGTGGGAACACAAGGGTCTATTAGGTTGTACGTGGTGGAAGTTAATCCAGAGCAAGATCCATTCTTTGAGAGAGTTATGAATGAGGTAGATGCGAACAAAATTGATATGAAACAAAATAATGGGACTCTGAATGGAACTGtaggaaaatgtaaggaaacAGGGATTGGGTCATCCTATATTGATGATTGGATCATTCAATTTGCTCAGCTATTTAAGAACCATGTTGGGTTTGACTCTGATGAATACTTGGATCTTCATGAGCATGGAATAAAATTCTACTCAGAAGCCATGGAAGAGACGGTTACAAGTGAAGAAGCTCAAGGCCTTTTTGAGATAGCAGCAGAGAAGTTCCAAGAGATGGCAGCTTTAGCTCTGTTTAACTGGGGAAACGTCCATATGTCCAGGGCAAGGAAAAGGGTTTACTTTACTGAAGACGCCTCTAGAGAGTCTGTACTTGTGCAGATCAAAACTGCTTATGATTGGGCACAAAAAGAATATCTGAAAGCAGAGCAGAGATATGAGGAAGCATTGAAAATCAAACCAGATTTCTATGAAGGTCTTCTAGCTCTAGGGCAGCAGCAGTTTGAGCAGGCAAAACTTTCCTGGTATTATGCAATTGGTAGCAATGTTGATTTGGAAAGGTGGCCTTGTGAAGAGGTTCTACAGCTTTATAACAAAGCTGAGGACAATATGGAAAAAGGCATGCAGATGTGGGAGGAATTGGAGGAGCAGCGTCTGAGTGAACTGAGCAAACCAAATGAGGTCAAAATCCAGTTGCAGAATATGGGCTTGGATGGGCTATTTAAAGATATATCTGTCAGTAAAGCTGCAGAGCAGGCTGCAAATATGAAGTCTCAGATAAACCTTATATGGGGTACCATGCTTTATGAGCGTTCTATTGTGGAATTTAAATTAGGGCTACCAGTCTGGCAAGAAAGCTTGGAGGTTtctgttgaaaagtttgaactTGCTGGAGCTTCTCCAACAGATATTGCCATTATGATAAAGAATCATTGCTCTAGCAATAATGCATTGGAAG ATTTAGGGTTCAAAATTGATGAGATAGTACAGGCATGGAACGAGATGTATGAAGCTAAAAGGTGGCAGAGTGGTGTTCCTTCTTTCAGACTAGAACCACTATTTCGACGGCGAGTCCCGAAACTATATCATGCCTTGGAGCATGTGTGA